A region of uncultured Desulfobacter sp. DNA encodes the following proteins:
- a CDS encoding CGGC domain-containing protein, giving the protein MKKTNKIGIFICDRYRRCAGGKCFKSLKNREGAFSRYKDMDVEVVGYTSCDGCPGGNIEYAVDEMKANGANIIHLATGLIVGYPPCPHIVYFHDYIEKKYGLEVVYGTHPIPEKYLKVHEKLGTWNNDEWQGIIGATMNDEKMRLAYN; this is encoded by the coding sequence ATGAAAAAGACAAACAAGATCGGGATATTTATTTGTGACCGATATCGGAGATGTGCCGGAGGAAAATGTTTCAAGTCACTCAAGAATCGGGAGGGTGCATTCAGCAGATACAAGGATATGGACGTTGAAGTTGTTGGATACACCAGTTGCGACGGATGCCCTGGAGGCAACATCGAGTATGCCGTGGATGAAATGAAAGCAAATGGCGCAAATATAATCCACCTGGCAACCGGGTTGATTGTCGGATATCCGCCATGCCCTCATATCGTCTATTTTCATGACTATATCGAAAAGAAATATGGCCTTGAAGTCGTATACGGTACCCACCCCATACCGGAAAAATATCTGAAGGTGCATGAAAAACTGGGAACGTGGAACAATGATGAATGGCAGGGAATCATTGGTGCGACAATGAATGATGAAAAAATGCGCCTGGCCTATAACTGA